The following proteins come from a genomic window of bacterium:
- a CDS encoding DUF2029 domain-containing protein produces MIHNKSRLILIGLAVLLAGFYIQNNIVSVYFNMHGNDFAHLYLGAYLAKQGKNFYCPQEIFDAAQRLGIQRVNPFVYPPIVAIFFIPLSLLSYPIAQEAWFIFNHVFLIIGLGLLIATFDSEHRLIYVISALGLTFNFYPLYRTLTAGQLNLLILFLLCFAWFLFVKKSQLWSGMILGIATLIKLFPGLFILFFLWKREYKLAVAALATIIILVGLSLAIQGIQLYQDYGTILAQMNYGRSTWSEFQQRFDVEPANQSIHALLLRLFVSNPVTTPVINLPVLAKLLSILFSIILLGVCIWLTYPREKMEPIMSSLQLEFSLILITALLIPSLLWDHYLVYFFLILLWLIDYWFKSSNFSIKSIIYTSILYLIMAIPYNFWSRELNSGFGIFLMSLKLYPVILIWLYLAYLIYTYRIDQQTKTTK; encoded by the coding sequence ATGATTCATAATAAGTCGCGGCTGATTTTAATTGGATTAGCGGTTCTTCTTGCCGGATTTTATATTCAGAATAATATCGTTTCTGTGTATTTCAATATGCATGGAAACGATTTTGCGCATCTATACCTTGGCGCATATCTTGCGAAACAAGGTAAAAATTTCTACTGTCCGCAAGAAATATTTGATGCCGCGCAACGGCTTGGAATTCAACGGGTTAATCCGTTTGTCTATCCGCCGATAGTAGCGATTTTTTTTATTCCATTAAGTTTATTGTCATATCCGATAGCGCAGGAAGCATGGTTTATATTCAATCATGTATTTTTAATCATCGGTTTAGGGTTATTGATAGCAACGTTCGATTCTGAGCATCGTCTAATTTATGTAATTTCCGCTTTAGGTTTAACTTTCAATTTCTATCCGCTATATCGAACGCTCACCGCTGGACAACTGAATTTATTAATCTTGTTTCTGCTCTGTTTTGCCTGGTTTCTTTTCGTTAAAAAGAGCCAGCTTTGGTCCGGAATGATTTTAGGCATCGCAACGTTAATCAAACTTTTCCCCGGATTATTTATTCTTTTCTTCCTGTGGAAAAGAGAATATAAACTCGCAGTAGCCGCTCTAGCAACGATAATCATATTAGTTGGATTAAGTTTAGCGATTCAAGGTATTCAACTATATCAAGATTATGGAACAATCCTAGCACAGATGAATTATGGGCGGTCAACATGGTCGGAATTCCAGCAACGGTTTGATGTAGAACCGGCAAATCAATCTATCCATGCATTGTTACTCCGTTTATTCGTTTCGAATCCGGTTACAACTCCGGTAATTAACCTACCAGTTCTCGCAAAATTGTTAAGTATATTATTTTCAATTATTCTTCTTGGTGTATGCATCTGGTTAACATATCCGAGGGAAAAGATGGAACCCATTATGTCCAGTTTACAACTTGAGTTTTCATTAATTCTAATAACTGCACTTTTAATTCCGAGTTTACTCTGGGATCATTATCTAGTATATTTCTTTTTGATTCTATTATGGTTAATTGACTATTGGTTTAAATCGAGCAATTTCTCTATCAAATCTATCATCTATACTTCTATTCTCTATCTAATTATGGCTATCCCTTATAATTTCTGGAGTCGAGAGCTTAACTCCGGATTCGGAATATTCCTG